DNA from Triplophysa rosa linkage group LG12, Trosa_1v2, whole genome shotgun sequence:
AATTTGATCATGCCTCATCAGAAGTGGGTGAGTAATCTTTTTTACATATAATATAATCTTTCGTTTTTATAatgaaatgtttacatttattaagaaaTCTCACTGACATCACTCTAATCTTGATTTACAATTTTACGTCTTTTTATGTTGCAGACTTTACTTTTATGTGGATTAATTTTCTCCTTCGTTTTGGAGAACCTCGGAGAAAGAAGACATCAACCATGTTTTAATGACAATGACCATGGATTCATTAAAGTCCATCAAAAGATGCTTCGCGCCCTGCATGCGCACAGACCCCTGCATGCGCACAGACACCCGCATCTACGGCCCGTCAATCATGCGGCGAACACCTGCAAAGATTTCTTGAGCGGGCTTTCCGCTGGGCGCTCATCACAAGAACTCAGTCATCGCTCACTCGCCCCCTGGCGGACAAGGTAAGAAT
Protein-coding regions in this window:
- the il17c gene encoding interleukin-17C — its product is MPHQKWTLLLCGLIFSFVLENLGERRHQPCFNDNDHGFIKVHQKMLRALHAHRPLHAHRHPHLRPVNHAANTCKDFLSGLSAGRSSQELSHRSLAPWRTRTVENHDMYPSRYEEAECLCDGCIINGVENNSYNSVPVEQTFLFLRKVKCPSDPSKYSIEYEKVNVRVACTCAVPRS